In a single window of the Chelonia mydas isolate rCheMyd1 chromosome 8, rCheMyd1.pri.v2, whole genome shotgun sequence genome:
- the RGSL1 gene encoding regulator of G-protein signaling protein-like yields MNKTATIASKELVVLLEDEVFVDFFNTFLNLPVFGQTPIYMANICQWFLWPELPCSLVPKYKGLLTWMEKYRLPHFCKTNLCLHYILCQELLSFIRSKEAAEMLKWKSADQWLLEKCISGSRGMWRFRSFIQGMAGEELTKFWLAAERILEIDESDVAQRDLYLSLLQVLKATHLQEGSTVVTLCSMTIESLLNISGWHPQYISTRREILSEMQKVALFKIQSYWLPNFFIHCKLNMEKEEACQPLLWEYQERLLQVGSKEKAVSPAHTMSIRNSRAMSEPYSSKKAKKRIWDLVTCGRQPQETEKHRRHRLQPEGQPSSDWGATSLTDTKQPPPKEDALGKTSVWAQHPKLAVKDMEEATSFKTPSPNAQLPLQLEETGKRRSLSDVHTSTPIAQLPSLLALKKIVKSSSSLDFLPWALNADSCAGRPFGKFLKSNNYAVETHLLDLWHDLEDFLHMVLSSSKEGSFLLRHLMGERICEIYLTESNRQHLPLKPNTLRNLQDLLPSGEVIPWILKAQEEICKILSFFYDDFLADDDETFLHFVSQRSKVQKPVGEEETYGKDEHLLLAKRINESLTLSQALYGVRDFETLSEEHWRFIATQDLTKGGSIQVELEPVVRKTDYRSMTFEELTLRNPSMAVELLSEDYELFCRMFPALAFDLECEVRKTVRSSKTSLSLMKKGILILKKPSLRPRYLMEVLHNPGHLEFFRQFLKQHNAEAPLLFWQAVEKLSAESNPKAQRALINSILKNFFHNKVPAEELLQCQASIIRDISKASLVTSSMLFRAQSFVLKAMEEKWFKMYQDLYPGSDILDTHFVTRQGRGSFITDKLKRVWFVLQAFIRSICKFRREMNNWKSRKDFEDFLRRELLNQKENLPSSSMRSNIAMSSPRQSVPAASVGEDVEVIQVKRRLFNQRHISINFLVNDLSFYLEIEKFCHLADSAAVLAAWGMYTERDVTFLKTKVATIAKLFLNSEVPPKLRVNISEGQKDLIRNLTSRGVLDRSLYHVALLNVFPVLIHFWKRYCNWKAMKSFRRYPKIKKYLSPLPAKTSPRTSSIFSGEDHPIIRFTLLKGIQLLLPQPREEVDSSTEQKSSSGSLNWKKPPSGICVTQQIGQQLQDASKKPT; encoded by the exons CAACGATAGCCTCCAAGGAGCTGGTGGTTCTGCTGGAAGATGAAGTCTTTGTAGATTTTTTCAACACATTCCTGAATCTCCCC GTCTTTGGCCAGACACCCATTTACATGGCCAACATTTGCCAGTGGTTCCTGTGGCCAGAGTTACCATGCTCCCTG GTGCCAAAGTACAAAGGCTTATTGACCTGGATGGAAAAGTACCGGCTGCCGCACTTCTGTAAAACCAACTTGTGTCTTCATTACATTCTCTGTCAGGAGCTTCTCAGTTTCATTAGATCCAAGGAGGCAG CAGAGATGCTGAAATGGAAGAGTGCAGATCAATGGCTGCTCGAAAAGTGCATTAGCGGTAGCAGGGGAATGTGGCGCTTTCGTTCTTTCATCCAAGGAATGGCAG GGGAAGAGCTGACAAAGTTCTGGCTTGCTGCAGAAAGGATCTTGGAGATTGACGAGTCAGATGTTGCCCAGCGAGATCTCTACCTGTCTCTGCTCCAAGTGCTGAAGGCCACACATTTGCAGGAGGGCTCCACAGTGGTCACCCTCTGCAGCATGACCATTG AGTCGCTGTTGAACATCTCAGGCTGGCACCCTCAGTACATCAGCACCAGGAGGGAGATCCTGAGCGAGATGCAGAAAGTAGCCCTGTTTAAGATCCAAAGTTATTGGCTCCCTAACTTCTTCATTCATTGCAAGCTGAACATGGAGAAGGAGGAGGCCTGCCAGCCTTTGTTGTGGGAATACCAAGAGCGTTTATTACAGGTGGGCTCAAAGGAGAAGGCAGTGTCTCCTGCACACACAATGAGTATTAGGAACAGCCGGGCTATGTCAGAGCCGTACTCCAGTAAAAAAGCCAAGAAGCGGATCTGGGATCTCGTAACTTGTGGAAGACAACCTCAAGAAACAGAGAAACACAGAAGACATAGGCTGCAGCCTGAGGGGCAGCCAAGCTCAGACTGGGGTGCAACTAGTCTGACAGACACGAAGCAACCACCTCCAAAAGAGGATGCCCTGGGAAAGACTTCTGTGTGGGCACAACATCCAAAATTGGCTGTTAAAGATATGGAAGAGGCCACTTCTTTCAAAACACCCAGCCCTAATGCTCAGTTGCCTCTTCAACTGGAGGAGACTGGCAAAAGGAGAAGCCTCTCTGATGTACACACTTCTACACCCATTGCCCAGCTGCCTTCACTGCTAGCCCTGAAAAAGATAGTCAAATCCTCTTCTTCTTTGGATTTCCTTCCTTGGGCACTTAATGCTGACAGCTGCGCTGGCCGTCCCTTCGGGAAGTTCTTGAAGAGCAACAACTATGCTGTGGAGACTCATCTTTTGGATCTGTGGCACGATCTGGAGGATTTTCTGCACATGGTGCTGAGCTCCAGCAAAGAAGGCAGCTTCCTCCTGCGCCATTTGATGGGTGAAAGGATATGTGAGATCTACTTAACAGAAAGCAACCGCCAGCACCTTCCCCTGAAGCCGAACACTCTCAGGAACTTGCAAGATCTTCTGCCTTCTGGAGAGGTCATTCCTTGGATATTAAAAGCACAGGAAGAGATTTGCAAG ATACTGAGCTTCTTCTACGATGACTTTCTTGCTGATGATGATGAAACGTTTCTTCATTTTGTG TCTCAGAGGAGCAAGGTCCAGAAGCCTGTGGGAGAAGAGGAGACTTATGGAAAAGATGAACACCTTCTGCTGGCCAAGAGGATAAACGAATCCCTGACTCTGAGCCAAGCCTTATATGGAGTGAGGGACTTCGAGACACTCTCAGAGGAGCACTGGCGATTCATAGCCACTCAGGATCTCACAAAAGGGGGATCGATCCAGGTTGAACTGGAGCCTGTTGTGCGCAAGACAG ACTACAGGAGCATGACGTTCGAGGAGCTGACCCTCAGGAATCCTTCGATGGCTGTAGAGCTGTTAAGCGAGGACTATGAGCTCTTCTGCCGCATGTTTCCCGCCCTTG CGTTCGATCTTGAATGCGAAGTGAGGAAGACTGTTCGCTCGAGCAAGACAAGTCTGTCCCTCATGAAGAAGGGGATCCTCATATTAAAAAAGCCCTCTCTAAGACCCAG GTATCTCATGGAAGTGCTGCACAACCCCGGCCACCTGGAGTTTTTCAGGCAATTCCTCAAACAACATAACGCCGAAGCCCCACTGCTCTTCTGGCAGGCGGTGGAGAAGCTCAGCGCCGAGTCCAACCCCAAGGCTCAGAGGGCTTTGATCAACAGTATCCTCAAGAATTTCTTCCACAACAAAGTGCCTGCTG AGGAACTGCTGCAGTGCCAAGCTTCCATCATCAGAGATATATCCAAGGCCAGCCTGGTCACCAGCTCCATGCTATTCAGAGCACAGAGCTTTGTCCTGAAAGCAATGGAAGAGAAATG GTTTAAGATGTACCAAGACTTGTACCCTGGGAGCGATATTTTAGACACTCACTTTGTCacgaggcaggggaggggatccTTCATAACGGACAAGCTG AAGAGAGTGTGGTTCGTGCTCCAGGCTTTCATCAGGAGCATCTGCAAGTTCAGGAGGGAGATGAACAATTGGAAATCCCGCAAAGACTTTGAGGACTTTCTCCGGAGAGAGCTCTTAAATCAAAAAGAAA ACTTGCCCAGTAGCTCCATGCGCAGTAACATTGCCATGTCTAGCCCCCGCCAGTCCGTGCCGGCTGCCAGCGTGGGAGAGGATGTGGAGGTGATACAGGTGAAGCGCCGGCTCTTTAACCAGCGGCACATTTCCATCAACTTCCTGGTCAACGACCTCAGTTTTTATCTGGAGATTGAGAA GTTTTGTCACCTGGCTGATTCGGCCGCAGTGCTTGCAGCCTGGGGGATGTACACCGAGAGGGATGTCACCTTTCTTAAGACCAAAGTGGCCACGATCGCCAAACTCTTCCTGAACTCCGAAGTCCCTCCTAAACTGCGG GTGAACATTTCTGAGGGCCAGAAAGATTTAATCCGGAATTTAACTTCCAGAGGGGTCCTGGATCGCAGCCTCTATCATGTGGCCTTGCTCAATGTCTTCCCAGTTCTGATACACTTCtggaaaag ATACTGTAACTGGAAGGCAATGAAGTCCTTCCGCAGGTACCCGAAGATAAAAAAATatctctctccactccctgctAAGACATCACCTAGGACATCCAGTATCTTCAGTGGGG AGGACCATCCAATCATTAGGTTCACGCTGCTCAAGGGGATCCAACTGCTGCTACCTCAGCCTCGGGAGGAAGTGGATTCTTCTACAGAGCAAAAGT CATCGTCTGGAAGCCTCAACTGGAAAAAGCCCCCATCTGGCATCTGCGTGACCCAACAGATCGG GCAACAGCTTCAAGATGCTTCTAAAAAGCCAACCTAA